Genomic segment of Bdellovibrio bacteriovorus:
ACTCACAACAAGATTCAGGCTTTGAAAGCACATCTTCTTGAAAAAGCCGTAGCCTTTATGCAAAGAACGGAGCTTCGCCCACTTGGTTGGGACGATCTATGCGCATAAAAATTTCCGCTCGCAAGAGCGATTTGGCTCGCCTTCAGGCTTACACCGTTGGCGAAGCACTTCAAAAAAAACATCCTGCTTTGGAAGTCGAATACCGTTTCAAAGAATCCCTGGGTGATATCAATCTGACAGATCCTTTGTGGAAAATTCCTGAAAAAGGTGTCTTCACTGAAGATTTCTACGGCGAGCTTTTGCGCGACGAAACCGATATGGTTGTGCACTCTTGGAAAGACCTTCCTACAGAGGGCAAAGTCGACACTCTGATTGCCGCGACTTTGCCGCGCGCGGATCAAAGAGATCTTTTACTTTTAAAAACTTCGCACTTTGAGAAAATCAAAGCGAACAGAGCTTTGAAAGTTTTCAGCTCTTCTCCTCGTCGTGAATACAACCTCACCGACTTTTTTAAATCTCATCTTCCGTTTAATTTGCAGTCCGTGAAGTTTGAAAGCGTGCGTGGAAATATCCCTACTCGCGTTCGTAAACTTTTAGAAAGCTCTGAAACCGATGGCCTGATCGTGGCCAAAGCGGCTTTAGACCGTCTGTTAACAGCCCCTCAGGCCGAGTTTAAAGAAGTTCAAGAATTGTTGCGCGGTTATATGCAACAACTGACTTGGGCTGTACTGCCATTAAGTATAAATCCGAATGCGGCTGCTCAAGGGGCTTTGGCGGTAGAAATCCTGACAACTCGCCGTGACCTCAATGATCTTTTGAAATCCATCCATGATGAAGACACATACCGCTGCGCTCAAAAAGAGCGTGAGATTCTTTCGAGTTTCGGTGGTGGCTGCCATCAAAAAATCGGCGTCGCCGTGATGACCCGCCCTTATGGCGATATCACTTTGCTTAAAGGCCTGACCGATCAGGGGCAAGTCTTGGATGCCCGCGAGCTTCAGCTGAAAGATAAAGCGCCTCAGTTTAATGAAAACCAAATGTGGTCAAGTGACGTCAAAGCCGACCGCAACAATCTGCACTTTTCTGGATTGCCAGTGAACACGAACGCGGTTTTCGTGGCTCGTAGTGAAGCTTGGCCTTCCGAACTTCAATCCCCCGGATTTGTTTGGACTGCAGGGCTTAAAACATGGAAAAACTTGGCCCAAAAAGGTATATGGGTTCACGGCTCTTCAGAAAGCCTGGGGGAGCAAGAAAACGCACGCATTGATATTCTTGCGGGAACATCTTTGCAGTGGGCGAAACTTTCGCACGACGAAGGCTTTGCTGCGAACTCCGCTGAACTTCCTTTGGTAGCGACTTACACGTTGAAACCAACAGGCAGTTTGGAAGGCTTAACTGATAAAGAAAGCTTTTTCTGGAGTAGCGGCAGCCAGTTCTTGCAAGCTGCGCAAGAGGCGCCAGAAATTTTAAACAAAAACCACGCCTGTGGCCCGGGCAACACTTACAAAGTGATCCGCGCTTACATGGAAAATAAAAACGCTTTTGATCCTTCCCGCTTAAGAATTTTCTTGGATCAAGACGACTGGAGAAAACAATGCACAAAGTAACCTCTGAAGAATTATTCCAACGCGCTTTGAATGTCGCTCCGGGTGGAGTTCACTCCCCTGTTCGTTCTTTTAAAGGCTTGGATCGCGCTCCGGTATTCTTCAAAAAAGCGGAGGGCGCTTACCTGACGTCTGTTGAAGACAAAAAGTATATCGACTTCTGCCAAAGCTTTGGTCCATTGATCTTGGGTCACTTAGATCCCGAAGTAAAAGAAGAAGTTCACCGCATGGTCGACACCGCTTGGACTTTCGGAGCCACAGAGATTTACTCTTTGGAACTTGCGGAGTGGATCACGAGCACATTGCCTTTCATGGAAAAATTACGTTTCGTTTCTTCAGGAACAGAAGCGGTAATGAGTGCTTTGCGCGTGGCTCGCGCGGCGACAGGTCGTAATAAGATTTTAAAATTCGAAGGCTGCTATCACGGTCACGTCGACAATCTTTTGGTAAAAGCCGGAAGCGGACTTGCGGGTGCAGCGGCTTCTTCGAGTGCCGGCATTCCCGCGGAAGTCGCCGCACAAACTGTCGTGACTCCGTTAGATGACGAACAAAAACTTCAAGAGGTCTTCCACAATTTCGGTAAAGACATCGCGGCAGTTATCATTGAACCACTTCCTGCCAACTATGGTCTTTTAGTTCAAAGACAAGAATTCTTAAAGAAAGTCGCTGAACTTTGCGAAAAGAACGGAAGCCTTTTGATTTTTGATGAAGTCATTTCTGGTTTCCGCGTCGGACTTCAAGGCATGGTTGAAAAAACCGGCATCCGCCCTGACCTTGTGACTTACGGTAAAATTATCGGTGGTGGTTTCCCTGTAGGTTGTTACGGTGGAAAAAAAGAATTGATGAACATGGTCGCTCCAAGCGGAGACGTTTATCAAGCTGGCACGTTGAGTGCGAATCCAATTGGCATGCGCGCCGGCCTTACGACTCTTAAAAAAATGCAGCGCTTGGATGGTTGGAATGTTCTTGAAAAAAGAACTCAAAAATTCACCGACACTGTCCGCGCGGGTTTTGCGAAAAAAGGACTTCCTTTAGAAGTCAGTCATTCGGCTTCTTTGTTCTGGATTCACGGTCCTTCTAAAACTCCTATTCGCACGATTGAACAAATTCCGGGGAATCAAGGAGCGACTTTCAAAGGTCTCTTCCTGAAGTCTTTGGAAAAAGGCGTTTACCTGGCTCCAAATGCTTACGAAGTCGGATTTGTTTCTATGGCTCATACAGATGAGATTTTAGAACAAGCTGCTCAAGCTATTATCGACGCCGCTGAATAGGACGTGGTGATGTTACAGAAGCTCCTTAAACCTCAAGTGAAAACAGCCTTGGCCATTGTGTGGTTTGTGTTCACGTTTTCACTTGTGGCTTGGTGGTGGGTCTTCTTTTTACTTCGCTTAAATCCCAACACGACAACCTTAGAACAAATGAAGATGTCTCACCGTATGTTCGTATGGGAAGGTTCGATCTTGCTTGCCGCCATTCTTTTTGGTGGCGTCTCTTTGGTAGTATTTACATATCGCGATCAAAAACGTCATCAACGTCTGCGTTTTTTCTTTTCGACATTCAGTCACGATATTAAAACTTCAATTGCGCGTCTGCGCTTACAAGCCGAAGTGCTTGAAGAAGAAACGACAAATGCCAGCAGTCCTATCTTGAAGCGTTTGATCTCCGATATCCAACGCTTGGATTTGCAGTTAGAAAATTCTTTGTTATTGGCCAATCTCGAAGATGGTGAACTCTTGCATGAGGATGTTTCCTTAAGATCCATCTTTTCTAGTCTGCGCAACGAATTTCCTGAGCTTTCCATTGAGCTAGAGCGCGAGGCGACAATTCGTGGCGACCACCGTGCTTTATTAAGTGTTTTCAAAAATCTTTTGCAAAACTCTGTCTTGCACGGGAAAGCCACCACAGTACGGATCAAAATCAAAACTCTGTCTGACAACCGCATCGAGCTGCAAATGCAAGATGATGGACTGGGCTTTAAAGGGCCGGTGCATAAGTTGGGCTCGGAAATTTTGAAATCTCAGGATGCAAGAAGCAATGGCCTGGGGCTTTTGATTACCAGCCGTCTTTTAAATCGCATGAACGGTCATATCCGTTATGACTCTCGTGAAAATGAAGGCTTTAGATCCTTCATCGAACTGGAAGGACAGCTAAAATGAGAAAGATCCTTTTAGTCGAAGATGATACTTCCTTGGGTGAAACGCTGACGGAACGTCTTAAAAAGGAATATGACGTCAGTTGGGCGAAGTCTTTATCAGAAGGCTGGACGACGTTTAACCACAGCAAAGATTTTGATCTGGTTATTTTGGATGTCGGCTTGCCTGATGGAACTGGGTTCGAGCTGGCCGCAAAAATACGTCAGATTTCAAACGTCTTATTTCTATTCCTGACTGCGCAAGCCGATGCAGAATCCCGCTTAAAAGGATTTGAACTGGGAGCTCAGGAGTACATTCCTAAGCCCTTCCATCTTAAAGAGCTTTTGATTCGCGTGAAACATGTTCTGGATGCTCATGCTCCGGCTCGTGAAGTGGAATTGGAAACTTGCACTGTGAACTTCACGAACATGACGGTGCAAAAAAAATCAGGCCAGATCGAATATCCACCTGTGACGGACCTCAAAATCCTACAGCTATTAATTGAAAAAGCCCCCCGCGTTCTTAGCCGCGATGAAATCATGAACGAAATCTGGGGTGTAGATAAAAATCCAAGTCATCGCACTATCGATAATATTATTGTCCGCCTTCGCCAGCTTTTGGGCGATGACGGTGAAAAACACATCCGTTCTGTACGGGGTGTGGGTTACCAATGGTCCGTGGAGGAAAATGTATGAATTCACTTTTTAAAAACTCTCTTCAAAGAACTCCGCAGGCTGTTCCTCCTATCTGGTTCATGCGTCAAGCTGGCCGTTATCACCAGCACTACCAAGGCTTGCGTGCAAAACATTCTTTCATGGAGCTTTGTAAGCAGCCGGAACTAGCGGCGCAGGTCGCACTAGGCCCTGTCGCTGAATTTGATTTCGACGTTTCCATTCTTTTTAGTGATATCTTATTCCCGTTAGAAGCATTGGGAATGGGACTTGATTACACGGATCATGGGCCCCAATTGGGTTTCAAATTAAATCCGCAGACCATGGCAAAGCTTGGGCCTGTGGACGAAGCTATCGAATTTATGAAATTCCAAAAGGCCGCGGTGAAAGCGACTCGCGAAGTTCTGCCCTCAAATAAAAGTTTGATCGGCTTTGTTGGTGGTCCTTGGACTTTGTTTGTCTATGCCGTGGAAGGTTCGCACGCGGGGTCTTTGATTCAGTCTAAAACACTGATCAATATGTTCCCGCAGTTCCTGGAAAAAATGTATCCACTTCTTAAAGAAAACATCCGCCTGCAATTTGAAGGTGGCGCTGAGATCGTGATGATCTTTGATACGGCAGCCGGCGAAGTGTCCCCTCTGTTCTTCCAAGAATGGATTCAACCCGTGTTGACTCGTCTGTCTCAAGATTATCCTGGCAAGATCGGCTATTATTCTAAAGGCACTCAACCGGTGTTCTTTAATAAAGCTTTCACGGATTTACCTTGGGCGGGCCAGGGTTTTGACCATCGCTGCTATTTGCCGGATTCTTTCAAAATTCAAAACAAAGGGTTCGTTCAAGGAAACTTTGATCAAAGTCTTCTTTTCATGGACGACGCTGATTTTAAAAAAGCCTTATCTCACTTCTTAGCTCCAATGAAAGCCATGAGCCCTGTAGAACGTGCGGGATGGGTTTGCGGCTTAGGCCATGGAGTTCTTCCAAAGACTCCAGAAAAGAATGTGAAACTCTTCGTGGACACTGTCCGTAAGGAGCTCTCTCATGATTAAAGATCTTCTAGCCAAATATGATGTTCCCGCTCCTCGCTACACGTCTTACCCGACGGTTCCATACTGGGAAACAAATCCGACGAAGGATCAATGGATTCAGCATTTGCGTGCCACGTTAAATGAGCGTGATGGTGCATGGTCCTTGTATCTGCACGTTCCTTATTGCGAATCACTTTGTACTTTCTGTGGCTGCAATAACATCATCACCAAAGACCATAAGCGTGAGCAGCCTTACGTGGATATGGTTGTAAAAGAGTGGGAACTTTACACACAACAAGTCCCCGAGCTTTTAGAAAAACCTTTGAAGCATATTCATATTGGCGGTGGGACGCCGACGTTCCTATCGGCAGAATCATTGTTAAAACTTCTTCGACCGATCATGAATCGCGTGAACGTCGATAAAAATGATTTCGAAGGATCTATCGAAGTCGATCCTCGTCGTACAAATGTGGATCAACTTAAAGCCTTGCGCGACCTGGGTTTTAACCGCGTCAGTATGGGCGTTCAAGATTTCCACCCGGAAGTGCAACGTCTAGTGAACCGTATTCAACCTTTAGAGATCACGCAAAAATTGACACAAGCGGCGCGTGACCTTGGTTATACGTCCGTGAACTTTGACTTGATCTATGGTTTGGCAAAACAAACGCCTGAAACTATTCGCGAGACAGCGCATGCCACAGTGAAACTTCGTCCTGACCGCATTGCACTTTATAGTTTCGCATTAGTTCCTTGGATTAAACCCGCACAAAGACTTTTCAAAGATGAAGACCTTCCGAAGTCCGCTGAAAAACGCGAGCTTTACGAAATCGCTCGCGACATTCTTCTAGCGAATGATTATGTAGAAGTCGGTATGGATCACTTTGCTTTAAAGACAGACAATTTGTCTTTAGCAATGAATGAAAAACGCCTGCACCGCAATTTCATGGGTTACACGGATCAGCGCACTGATGTTCTTTTGGGTTTAGGTGTTTCTTCAATTTCTGAAACTCCTTACAGCTTCCATCAAAATGAAAAAGTTTTGCCATTGTATGAAGCGGCGTTAAACGAAGGTCGTATTCCGACATTGCGCGGACACGTTTTGACTGAAGAAGACCGTATTCGTCGTCAGCAAATTTTGAAGCTGATGACAGAGTTCGAAGTCGAATTCACGGATGCAGATCAAGAAGCAAAGTCGAAAGAGTTCTTAAGCGAAATGCTGAAAGATCATTTGGTTGAGATCAAAGATCACAAGCTGCTTGTTAAAGAAGAGGGCCGCCCTTTCTTGCGCAATGCCTGTGTTTTCTTCGACGAACGTTTAAAATCAAAACAACCACAGACTAAGATATTCTCTCAATCTATATGAAAAAAATCAGCGTGATTGGCGCAGGGTTTGCGGGCTTAAGCCTCTCCCTGCGACTGGCTCAAAAAGGCTTTGAAGTTGATATCTACGAACAAGGTCCCCGCGTCGGAGGCCTTATCGGAACAGATAAAAATCAGTTCGGCCTTGCCGAACAGGCGGCGAATTCAATGATTCGTACAGCCCACGCCGAAGCCCTGTTCAAAGATATTGGGCTCACGCCACTGAGCGCTCTTGAATCCTCAAAAAAACGATTTATCTTCCGAGAAAAACCGCGTCCTTGGCCGCTTTATTTCTCGGAAACAGTGAAATTCATCGGTAAGCTTTTGTTTAATCTTACCCGGGGAAAGAAGAATTTTTCCCCGCGCGAAAACGAAACTTTGCAGAGCTGGGGTTACCGTATTATCGGCGCACCGGCGACGCAGTTTATTCTCAGTCCGGGCATGCAAGGTATTTATGGGAATGCCACGGATGAACTGAGTGCAAGCCTGATTCTTGGACCCTTGATTAACCGTAAAAAGAAGGACAAGTCGCAGCCTCAGTACAAGGGTATTATGACGGGACCTGAGGGCATGCAGGATGTGATCGATCATCTTGAAGCAAAGCTGAAAGAGCTCGGGGTTCGCATTCATTTGAATTCTAATGTTAAAGTAAAAGAGTTAAGTGGACCCGTTGTTGTTGCTACTTCCGCTCAGTCTGCAAGCGAAATTTTAAAGTCCTCACATGCGGATGTCGCAGCAAAGCTTTCTCGTATTCAAATGTCTTCTTTAATGAGTGTAACGGTTTACTTTGCCAAAGCCCAAAATACATACCCTGGATTTGGCTGCTTGATTCCCCGGTACTATGGCCTTAAAGCCTTGGGGATCTTGATGAACTCTTACATCTTTGCAGGACGAGACAAAACTTATTCCGAGACATGGATCTTTGGTGGTGCCCATGACAACTCTATTTTAGACATGTCTGATGCCGAAGTTTTGAAAACCATTGCGACAGAAAGATTCCGTGTCTTAGGAAATAAAGAAACCTTGCTAGATTATCGTATCTTCCGCTGGCGCAATGCTCTTCCGTTCTATAATGTCGAACTTGAAAAGACTTTAAAGGATCTAAATTCTCAAGAGCTTCCTGAGGGTCTGTTCTTGCATGGGAATTACTTAGGCGGAATCGGCTTAAGCAAAATCTTAGAGCGCGGTGATAAACTTGCAGAAGAAATCGCAGGTCGTTATGTCTAAAAAAGGCGTTTTGCTTTTAAATATTGGAAGTCCCCGCACTTATCAAGTTGACGATGTGAAGGCCTACCTTAAGACCTTCCTAATGGATAAAGATATTATTAACATCCCCTTCTTCGTGCGCTGGCCTTTGGTTCACGGGATCATCGTTCCTCGTCGCGCTCCTTTTTCGGCCGAAAATTATAAGAAGATCTGGATGGAAAACGAGGGCTCTCCGCTAACCGTATATACAAATCGTTTTGCCAAGGCTTTGCAGGAGTCCTTGGGCACTGGTTACAGCGTAAAAGTGGGAATGCGCTATTCTGACCCGCTTATAGGCAAAGCTTTGGAAGAGTTTTCGAGCGAAGGCATTTCTTCTCTTTTGATAGTGCCTCTGTATCCCCAATACGCCGAGGCGACGACAGGTTCTTCTGTCAAAGAAGTAAATCGCTGGTTGAAAAAGCTGAATCTAGACACACCTACCAGCGTTCTTCCTCCGTTTTATGCGGATGATTCTTTCATCAAGCCTTCCGTAAGATTAGTGAAAGAATCCACATCGGGAAAAAACTTTGATCACTACTTGTTTTCTTTCCATGGTTTGCCTGAAAGCCAAGTGCGCAAAGTTCACGGTTGTCTTCGTACGGAAGACTGCTGTTTTGATCAAGATGCTTGCGCAAAGAATTGTTACCGCGCCCAATGTTATGCCACGGCCACTAAGATGGCCGAAAGCTTGAATCTTCCAGACAGTCATTGGAGCGTTTCTTTTCAATCAAGACTAGGAAGAGCGGAGTGGATTAAACCTGCAACGGATCATACCTTAGAAGTGCTTGCGCAAAAGGGTAAAAAATCCGTCGCTGTGGTCTGCCCTTCCTTTGTTGCTGATTGCATCGAAACTTTAGAAGAGATTGGCATCGGTGGCCAAGAGATCTTTGAGCACAATGGCGGCACCGACTATCAGTTAGTTCCCTGTGTGAACGACGATCGCGAATGGATCGAAGGCTTTGCCGGTCTTTTAAGGAATCAAAAATAACAAAAGCGGAATCAAGATGGCGGTCATAAGTCCATTGAGCGCCATCGCTAATCCCGCAAAAGCACCAGCCATTTCATTCACCTGAAACGCTCTGAAAGTTCCCAAGCCATGGGCCGATAGACCCATGGAAAATCCTTTCACCAAAGGATCGTGAATTTTCATAAGCTTCATCACAGTGCCGGCCGCAATCGCTCCAACAATTCCCGTGATCATCACAAACACGGTCGATAAAGCCGGAGCTCCCCCGATTTTTTCCGCAATTCCCATTGCTATTGGAGTCGTGACGGATTTAGGAGACAGCGACAATAAAATATCGTGAGGCAACCCCAATGCCGCCCCTATCAAAACCGCACTAAAGATTCCCACAAAAGATCCAACCGCTAAAGCTAAGATTAAAGGTTTCAAAACTCGTTTCAGTCGGGCCATCTGATTGAACAATGGCAAAGCAAAGCCCACGGTCGCGGGGCCCAACATAAAATGAATGGGTCGAACTCCTGCAAAGTAGTCTTTGTAGGGAATATTAAAAACCATAAGCACGCAAACAATGGCAAACATCGTGATGACGGGCGGGCTTAAGAAAGGATGCTCTTTCCCCCACGTGCTAAGGCGTCGCGCGATAAGATAAAATCCCAAGGTCATGATTAAAGAGAGGAGCTCAATCATGCTTTGGCTCCTGCTCGGGATGCATCTTGAGAAGCAGAT
This window contains:
- the hemC gene encoding hydroxymethylbilane synthase; amino-acid sequence: MRIKISARKSDLARLQAYTVGEALQKKHPALEVEYRFKESLGDINLTDPLWKIPEKGVFTEDFYGELLRDETDMVVHSWKDLPTEGKVDTLIAATLPRADQRDLLLLKTSHFEKIKANRALKVFSSSPRREYNLTDFFKSHLPFNLQSVKFESVRGNIPTRVRKLLESSETDGLIVAKAALDRLLTAPQAEFKEVQELLRGYMQQLTWAVLPLSINPNAAAQGALAVEILTTRRDLNDLLKSIHDEDTYRCAQKEREILSSFGGGCHQKIGVAVMTRPYGDITLLKGLTDQGQVLDARELQLKDKAPQFNENQMWSSDVKADRNNLHFSGLPVNTNAVFVARSEAWPSELQSPGFVWTAGLKTWKNLAQKGIWVHGSSESLGEQENARIDILAGTSLQWAKLSHDEGFAANSAELPLVATYTLKPTGSLEGLTDKESFFWSSGSQFLQAAQEAPEILNKNHACGPGNTYKVIRAYMENKNAFDPSRLRIFLDQDDWRKQCTK
- a CDS encoding glutamate-1-semialdehyde 2,1-aminomutase, yielding MHKVTSEELFQRALNVAPGGVHSPVRSFKGLDRAPVFFKKAEGAYLTSVEDKKYIDFCQSFGPLILGHLDPEVKEEVHRMVDTAWTFGATEIYSLELAEWITSTLPFMEKLRFVSSGTEAVMSALRVARAATGRNKILKFEGCYHGHVDNLLVKAGSGLAGAAASSSAGIPAEVAAQTVVTPLDDEQKLQEVFHNFGKDIAAVIIEPLPANYGLLVQRQEFLKKVAELCEKNGSLLIFDEVISGFRVGLQGMVEKTGIRPDLVTYGKIIGGGFPVGCYGGKKELMNMVAPSGDVYQAGTLSANPIGMRAGLTTLKKMQRLDGWNVLEKRTQKFTDTVRAGFAKKGLPLEVSHSASLFWIHGPSKTPIRTIEQIPGNQGATFKGLFLKSLEKGVYLAPNAYEVGFVSMAHTDEILEQAAQAIIDAAE
- a CDS encoding sensor histidine kinase, whose product is MLQKLLKPQVKTALAIVWFVFTFSLVAWWWVFFLLRLNPNTTTLEQMKMSHRMFVWEGSILLAAILFGGVSLVVFTYRDQKRHQRLRFFFSTFSHDIKTSIARLRLQAEVLEEETTNASSPILKRLISDIQRLDLQLENSLLLANLEDGELLHEDVSLRSIFSSLRNEFPELSIELEREATIRGDHRALLSVFKNLLQNSVLHGKATTVRIKIKTLSDNRIELQMQDDGLGFKGPVHKLGSEILKSQDARSNGLGLLITSRLLNRMNGHIRYDSRENEGFRSFIELEGQLK
- a CDS encoding response regulator transcription factor encodes the protein MRKILLVEDDTSLGETLTERLKKEYDVSWAKSLSEGWTTFNHSKDFDLVILDVGLPDGTGFELAAKIRQISNVLFLFLTAQADAESRLKGFELGAQEYIPKPFHLKELLIRVKHVLDAHAPAREVELETCTVNFTNMTVQKKSGQIEYPPVTDLKILQLLIEKAPRVLSRDEIMNEIWGVDKNPSHRTIDNIIVRLRQLLGDDGEKHIRSVRGVGYQWSVEENV
- a CDS encoding uroporphyrinogen decarboxylase family protein — its product is MNSLFKNSLQRTPQAVPPIWFMRQAGRYHQHYQGLRAKHSFMELCKQPELAAQVALGPVAEFDFDVSILFSDILFPLEALGMGLDYTDHGPQLGFKLNPQTMAKLGPVDEAIEFMKFQKAAVKATREVLPSNKSLIGFVGGPWTLFVYAVEGSHAGSLIQSKTLINMFPQFLEKMYPLLKENIRLQFEGGAEIVMIFDTAAGEVSPLFFQEWIQPVLTRLSQDYPGKIGYYSKGTQPVFFNKAFTDLPWAGQGFDHRCYLPDSFKIQNKGFVQGNFDQSLLFMDDADFKKALSHFLAPMKAMSPVERAGWVCGLGHGVLPKTPEKNVKLFVDTVRKELSHD
- the hemN gene encoding oxygen-independent coproporphyrinogen III oxidase yields the protein MIKDLLAKYDVPAPRYTSYPTVPYWETNPTKDQWIQHLRATLNERDGAWSLYLHVPYCESLCTFCGCNNIITKDHKREQPYVDMVVKEWELYTQQVPELLEKPLKHIHIGGGTPTFLSAESLLKLLRPIMNRVNVDKNDFEGSIEVDPRRTNVDQLKALRDLGFNRVSMGVQDFHPEVQRLVNRIQPLEITQKLTQAARDLGYTSVNFDLIYGLAKQTPETIRETAHATVKLRPDRIALYSFALVPWIKPAQRLFKDEDLPKSAEKRELYEIARDILLANDYVEVGMDHFALKTDNLSLAMNEKRLHRNFMGYTDQRTDVLLGLGVSSISETPYSFHQNEKVLPLYEAALNEGRIPTLRGHVLTEEDRIRRQQILKLMTEFEVEFTDADQEAKSKEFLSEMLKDHLVEIKDHKLLVKEEGRPFLRNACVFFDERLKSKQPQTKIFSQSI
- a CDS encoding protoporphyrinogen/coproporphyrinogen oxidase, giving the protein MKKISVIGAGFAGLSLSLRLAQKGFEVDIYEQGPRVGGLIGTDKNQFGLAEQAANSMIRTAHAEALFKDIGLTPLSALESSKKRFIFREKPRPWPLYFSETVKFIGKLLFNLTRGKKNFSPRENETLQSWGYRIIGAPATQFILSPGMQGIYGNATDELSASLILGPLINRKKKDKSQPQYKGIMTGPEGMQDVIDHLEAKLKELGVRIHLNSNVKVKELSGPVVVATSAQSASEILKSSHADVAAKLSRIQMSSLMSVTVYFAKAQNTYPGFGCLIPRYYGLKALGILMNSYIFAGRDKTYSETWIFGGAHDNSILDMSDAEVLKTIATERFRVLGNKETLLDYRIFRWRNALPFYNVELEKTLKDLNSQELPEGLFLHGNYLGGIGLSKILERGDKLAEEIAGRYV
- the hemH gene encoding ferrochelatase, translated to MSKKGVLLLNIGSPRTYQVDDVKAYLKTFLMDKDIINIPFFVRWPLVHGIIVPRRAPFSAENYKKIWMENEGSPLTVYTNRFAKALQESLGTGYSVKVGMRYSDPLIGKALEEFSSEGISSLLIVPLYPQYAEATTGSSVKEVNRWLKKLNLDTPTSVLPPFYADDSFIKPSVRLVKESTSGKNFDHYLFSFHGLPESQVRKVHGCLRTEDCCFDQDACAKNCYRAQCYATATKMAESLNLPDSHWSVSFQSRLGRAEWIKPATDHTLEVLAQKGKKSVAVVCPSFVADCIETLEEIGIGGQEIFEHNGGTDYQLVPCVNDDREWIEGFAGLLRNQK
- a CDS encoding LrgB family protein, which translates into the protein MIELLSLIMTLGFYLIARRLSTWGKEHPFLSPPVITMFAIVCVLMVFNIPYKDYFAGVRPIHFMLGPATVGFALPLFNQMARLKRVLKPLILALAVGSFVGIFSAVLIGAALGLPHDILLSLSPKSVTTPIAMGIAEKIGGAPALSTVFVMITGIVGAIAAGTVMKLMKIHDPLVKGFSMGLSAHGLGTFRAFQVNEMAGAFAGLAMALNGLMTAILIPLLLFLIP